One region of Oncorhynchus mykiss isolate Arlee chromosome 8, USDA_OmykA_1.1, whole genome shotgun sequence genomic DNA includes:
- the LOC110530443 gene encoding myosin light chain kinase 2, skeletal/cardiac muscle isoform X4: MSSKIVNSNSSPGKPSTMDNLTDCTGAGLDLIQNRIESLSSKMDRLINIQEKVLNRLDGITQDIDGIERDVETLKVDNEEIHIPARALTLPLAQTQGTGVVGEVREMCHEMSSIMMALDQRSEKQAEKLDGMENLVLSIQQVIRFIGETVKSSRVMEMMFMRPAAHKAPKSKDSKGKVDVKRQSSAEKSESSVTKKTDKSKDHKGKDGKEKSSLSTKDTISLRKQALLLKEVQKLNRENAERSSSGHQQQLTPDGVLDLEAGSGRASEGLGSSQTGSLSPNLLDLILKGPKAPVTEEESLSEKEREAAGDGLKVEERKEEEEVIKKQEKEDHLSELKFKEDEREEELLKITEQPEEVRGAEEREGNKKEEDSAGPSEAADMSVKDLPPLPPSPEAPGETGSIPESCEVHNRSASSQSLEAAEQDQIEECSTSSKRRVAEEDLGVEDHKKSRVEGGAGEEYVRQGEKEQGERQEEEEEGERPEDEDEGWGIFKADGVDIRVELKERMGKEKKPDQSTEVRHSTGEQFFIDKSSPPPAPFNHRMVAAKPNQISNFYTINRAEVLGGGRFGQVHKCMENSSGLTLAAKIIKARSQKEKEVVKNEITVMNQLDHANLIQLYAAYESRNDIILVLEYVDGGELFDRIIDENYTLMELDTVLFIRQICEGLQHMHKMYILHLDLKPENILCVSRVTNKIKIIDFGLARKYKPREKLRINFGTPEFLAPEVVNYDFVSFNTDMWSLGVITYMLLSGLCPFLGDDDNETLNNILACQWNFEEAEFTDISEEAKDFISKLLIINKSWRIGASEALRHPWLSDAVLHHRLHEKKNMCNRSRRSSCVPTTDS, encoded by the exons ATGAGTTCAAAGATAGTGAACTCTAACTCATCCCCTGGAAAGCCAAGCACGATGGATAACCTAACTGACTGCACTGGTGCCGGCTTGGACCTCATTCAGAATCGCATTGAGTCTCTGAGCAGTAAGATGGACAGGCTCATCAACATCCAGGAGAAGGTCCTCAATCGGCTGGACGGAATAACCCAGGACATCGATGGTATCGAAAGGGACGTGGAAACTCTGAAGGTGGACAACGAGGAGATCCATATACCTGCAAGAGCCCTAACTCTTCCCCTGGCTCAAACCCAGGGTACAGGTGTGGTGGGCGAGGTGAGAGAGATGTGTCATGAGATGAGCTCCATCATGATGGCGTTGGACCAGCGCTCGGAGAAGCAGGCTGAGAAGCTGGACGGGATGGAGAATCTGGTCCTCAGCATCCAGCAGGTCATCAGATTCATCGGGGAGACGGTGAAGAGCTCCCGGGTTATGGAGATGATGTTTATGCGTCCTGCAGCACACAAGGCCCCCAAGTCCAAAGACAGTAAGGGCAAGGTGGACGTTAAGAGGCAATCGTCTGCAGAAAAGAGCGAGAGCTCAGTTACTAAGAAGACTGACAAG TCAAAAGATCACAAGGGGAAGGATGGGAAGGAGAAGTCCAGTCTGAGCACAAAAG ACACCATCTCCCTGAGGAAGCAGGCGTTGCTGCTAAAGGAGGTTCAGAAGCTCAACAGGGAGAATGCAGAGAGATCATCATCAGGTCACCAGCAGCAGCTTACCCCTGATGGCGTCTTGGACCTGGAGGCTGGATCTGGAAGGGCCTCAGAGGGTTTGGGATCATCACAGACTGGGTCCCTCAGCCCGAACCTGCTGGACTTGATCCTCAAGGGCCCCAAGGCCCCCGTGACCGAAGAGGAGTCATTGtctgagaaggagagggaggcagcAGGAGATGGACtaaaagtggaggagaggaaggaggaagaggaggtcatAAAGAAGCAAGAGAAGGAAGACCACCTCAGTGAATTGAAGTTCAAGGAAGACGAGCGAGAGGAAGAGCTGTTGAAAATCACAGAGCAGCCTGAGGAGgttagaggagcagaggagagagaggggaacaaaaAGGAGGAGGACAGTGCAGGCCCATCAGAAGCTGCTGATATGTCAGTTAAggatctccctcctctcccaccctcccctgAAGCTCCAGGAGAGACTGGCTCTATTCCAGAGAG TTGTGAAGTCCACAACAGAAGTGCCTCCTCTCAGTCCCTGGAAGCTGCAGAACAGGACCAGATTGAAGAGTGCAGCACCAGCAGTAAGCGTCGCGTGGCGGAGGAAGACCTGGGAGTGGAGGACCACAAGAAGAGTCGGGTggagggaggagcaggagaggaataTGTGAGGCAGGGGGAGAAGGAGCAgggggagaggcaggaggaggaagaggaaggagaaagaccagaggatgaggatgagggatGGGGCATCTTCAAGGCAGACGGGGTGGATATCCGTGTGGAACTGAAGGAGAGGATGGGAAAAGAGAAGAAGCCTGATCAGTCTACAGAAGTCAGGCACTCTACTGGGGAACAGTTCTTCATTG ATAAAAGCTCTCCTCCTCCGGCTCCATTCAACCATCGGATGGTGGCAGCCAAACCGAACCAGATCAGCAACTTCTACACCATCAACAGAGCAGAGGTTCTCGGAGG AGGTCGTTTTGGCCAGGTGCACAAATGCATGGAAAACTCCTCGGGTCTCACCCTGGCTGCCAAGATCATCAAAGCCCGGAGTCAGAAAGAGAAG GAGGTGGTGAAGAATGAGATCACGGTCATGAACCAGCTGGACCACGCCAACCTGATCCAGCTCTACGCCGCCTACGAGTCCAGGAACGACATCATCCTGGTGCTGGAATA tGTGGATGGAGGGGAGCTCTTTGACAGGATCATCGATGAGAACTACACTCTGATGGAGCTGGACACGGTGCTGTTCATCAGGCAGATCTGTGAGGGCCTGCAGCACATGCACAAGATGTACATCCTCCATCTGGACCTCAAG CCAGAGAATATTCTATGTGTGAGCAGAGTCACGAATAAAATTAAGATCATCGACTTTGGACTTGCCAGAAA ATACAAGCCCAGAGAGAAGTTACGAATAAATTTCGGCACCCCAGAGTTCCTGGCCCCAGAAGTTGTCAACTACGACTTTGTGTCATTCAACACCGACATGTGGAGCCTGGGAGTGATTACATATATGCT GCTAAGCGGTCTGTGTCCCTTCCTAGGTGACGACGACAATGAGACTTTGAATAACATTCTGGCCTGCCAGTGGAATTTTGAAGAGGCAGAATTTACAGACATCTCAGAGGAGGCCAAAGACTTCATCTCCAAACTCCTCATCATCAATAAAAG CTGGAGGATAGGTGCCTCTGAAGCGTTGAGACATCCTTGGCTCTCTGATGCAGTCCTCCATCACCGTCTTCATGAAAAG AAGAACATGTGTAACCGCTCACGCAGATCTTCATGCGTACCCACCA
- the LOC110530443 gene encoding myosin light chain kinase 2, skeletal/cardiac muscle isoform X3, translating to MSSKIVNSNSSPGKPSTMDNLTDCTGAGLDLIQNRIESLSSKMDRLINIQEKVLNRLDGITQDIDGIERDVETLKVDNEEIHIPARALTLPLAQTQGTGVVGEVREMCHEMSSIMMALDQRSEKQAEKLDGMENLVLSIQQVIRFIGETVKSSRVMEMMFMRPAAHKAPKSKDSKGKVDVKRQSSAEKSESSVTKKTDKSKDHKGKDGKEKSSLSTKGLKTQKKKPPDTADTISLRKQALLLKEVQKLNRENAERSSSGHQQQLTPDGVLDLEAGSGRASEGLGSSQTGSLSPNLLDLILKGPKAPVTEEESLSEKEREAAGDGLKVEERKEEEEVIKKQEKEDHLSELKFKEDEREEELLKITEQPEEVRGAEEREGNKKEEDSAGPSEAADMSVKDLPPLPPSPEAPGETGSIPESCEVHNRSASSQSLEAAEQDQIEECSTSSKRRVAEEDLGVEDHKKSRVEGGAGEEYVRQGEKEQGERQEEEEEGERPEDEDEGWGIFKADGVDIRVELKERMGKEKKPDQSTEVRHSTGEQFFIDKSSPPPAPFNHRMVAAKPNQISNFYTINRAEVLGGGRFGQVHKCMENSSGLTLAAKIIKARSQKEKEVVKNEITVMNQLDHANLIQLYAAYESRNDIILVLEYVDGGELFDRIIDENYTLMELDTVLFIRQICEGLQHMHKMYILHLDLKPENILCVSRVTNKIKIIDFGLARKYKPREKLRINFGTPEFLAPEVVNYDFVSFNTDMWSLGVITYMLLSGLCPFLGDDDNETLNNILACQWNFEEAEFTDISEEAKDFISKLLIINKSWRIGASEALRHPWLSDAVLHHRLHEKKNMCNRSRRSSCVPTTDS from the exons ATGAGTTCAAAGATAGTGAACTCTAACTCATCCCCTGGAAAGCCAAGCACGATGGATAACCTAACTGACTGCACTGGTGCCGGCTTGGACCTCATTCAGAATCGCATTGAGTCTCTGAGCAGTAAGATGGACAGGCTCATCAACATCCAGGAGAAGGTCCTCAATCGGCTGGACGGAATAACCCAGGACATCGATGGTATCGAAAGGGACGTGGAAACTCTGAAGGTGGACAACGAGGAGATCCATATACCTGCAAGAGCCCTAACTCTTCCCCTGGCTCAAACCCAGGGTACAGGTGTGGTGGGCGAGGTGAGAGAGATGTGTCATGAGATGAGCTCCATCATGATGGCGTTGGACCAGCGCTCGGAGAAGCAGGCTGAGAAGCTGGACGGGATGGAGAATCTGGTCCTCAGCATCCAGCAGGTCATCAGATTCATCGGGGAGACGGTGAAGAGCTCCCGGGTTATGGAGATGATGTTTATGCGTCCTGCAGCACACAAGGCCCCCAAGTCCAAAGACAGTAAGGGCAAGGTGGACGTTAAGAGGCAATCGTCTGCAGAAAAGAGCGAGAGCTCAGTTACTAAGAAGACTGACAAG TCAAAAGATCACAAGGGGAAGGATGGGAAGGAGAAGTCCAGTCTGAGCACAAAAGGTCTGAAAACACAGAAGAAGAAACCCCCAGATACAGCAG ACACCATCTCCCTGAGGAAGCAGGCGTTGCTGCTAAAGGAGGTTCAGAAGCTCAACAGGGAGAATGCAGAGAGATCATCATCAGGTCACCAGCAGCAGCTTACCCCTGATGGCGTCTTGGACCTGGAGGCTGGATCTGGAAGGGCCTCAGAGGGTTTGGGATCATCACAGACTGGGTCCCTCAGCCCGAACCTGCTGGACTTGATCCTCAAGGGCCCCAAGGCCCCCGTGACCGAAGAGGAGTCATTGtctgagaaggagagggaggcagcAGGAGATGGACtaaaagtggaggagaggaaggaggaagaggaggtcatAAAGAAGCAAGAGAAGGAAGACCACCTCAGTGAATTGAAGTTCAAGGAAGACGAGCGAGAGGAAGAGCTGTTGAAAATCACAGAGCAGCCTGAGGAGgttagaggagcagaggagagagaggggaacaaaaAGGAGGAGGACAGTGCAGGCCCATCAGAAGCTGCTGATATGTCAGTTAAggatctccctcctctcccaccctcccctgAAGCTCCAGGAGAGACTGGCTCTATTCCAGAGAG TTGTGAAGTCCACAACAGAAGTGCCTCCTCTCAGTCCCTGGAAGCTGCAGAACAGGACCAGATTGAAGAGTGCAGCACCAGCAGTAAGCGTCGCGTGGCGGAGGAAGACCTGGGAGTGGAGGACCACAAGAAGAGTCGGGTggagggaggagcaggagaggaataTGTGAGGCAGGGGGAGAAGGAGCAgggggagaggcaggaggaggaagaggaaggagaaagaccagaggatgaggatgagggatGGGGCATCTTCAAGGCAGACGGGGTGGATATCCGTGTGGAACTGAAGGAGAGGATGGGAAAAGAGAAGAAGCCTGATCAGTCTACAGAAGTCAGGCACTCTACTGGGGAACAGTTCTTCATTG ATAAAAGCTCTCCTCCTCCGGCTCCATTCAACCATCGGATGGTGGCAGCCAAACCGAACCAGATCAGCAACTTCTACACCATCAACAGAGCAGAGGTTCTCGGAGG AGGTCGTTTTGGCCAGGTGCACAAATGCATGGAAAACTCCTCGGGTCTCACCCTGGCTGCCAAGATCATCAAAGCCCGGAGTCAGAAAGAGAAG GAGGTGGTGAAGAATGAGATCACGGTCATGAACCAGCTGGACCACGCCAACCTGATCCAGCTCTACGCCGCCTACGAGTCCAGGAACGACATCATCCTGGTGCTGGAATA tGTGGATGGAGGGGAGCTCTTTGACAGGATCATCGATGAGAACTACACTCTGATGGAGCTGGACACGGTGCTGTTCATCAGGCAGATCTGTGAGGGCCTGCAGCACATGCACAAGATGTACATCCTCCATCTGGACCTCAAG CCAGAGAATATTCTATGTGTGAGCAGAGTCACGAATAAAATTAAGATCATCGACTTTGGACTTGCCAGAAA ATACAAGCCCAGAGAGAAGTTACGAATAAATTTCGGCACCCCAGAGTTCCTGGCCCCAGAAGTTGTCAACTACGACTTTGTGTCATTCAACACCGACATGTGGAGCCTGGGAGTGATTACATATATGCT GCTAAGCGGTCTGTGTCCCTTCCTAGGTGACGACGACAATGAGACTTTGAATAACATTCTGGCCTGCCAGTGGAATTTTGAAGAGGCAGAATTTACAGACATCTCAGAGGAGGCCAAAGACTTCATCTCCAAACTCCTCATCATCAATAAAAG CTGGAGGATAGGTGCCTCTGAAGCGTTGAGACATCCTTGGCTCTCTGATGCAGTCCTCCATCACCGTCTTCATGAAAAG AAGAACATGTGTAACCGCTCACGCAGATCTTCATGCGTACCCACCA
- the LOC110530443 gene encoding myosin light chain kinase 2, skeletal/cardiac muscle isoform X6: MERFFKGRDIWLVSSMCLMASYLWHRLWDLLCYRRTAKESIPSNVQSKDHKGKDGKEKSSLSTKDTISLRKQALLLKEVQKLNRENAERSSSGHQQQLTPDGVLDLEAGSGRASEGLGSSQTGSLSPNLLDLILKGPKAPVTEEESLSEKEREAAGDGLKVEERKEEEEVIKKQEKEDHLSELKFKEDEREEELLKITEQPEEVRGAEEREGNKKEEDSAGPSEAADMSVKDLPPLPPSPEAPGETGSIPESCEVHNRSASSQSLEAAEQDQIEECSTSSKRRVAEEDLGVEDHKKSRVEGGAGEEYVRQGEKEQGERQEEEEEGERPEDEDEGWGIFKADGVDIRVELKERMGKEKKPDQSTEVRHSTGEQFFIDKSSPPPAPFNHRMVAAKPNQISNFYTINRAEVLGGGRFGQVHKCMENSSGLTLAAKIIKARSQKEKEVVKNEITVMNQLDHANLIQLYAAYESRNDIILVLEYVDGGELFDRIIDENYTLMELDTVLFIRQICEGLQHMHKMYILHLDLKPENILCVSRVTNKIKIIDFGLARKYKPREKLRINFGTPEFLAPEVVNYDFVSFNTDMWSLGVITYMLLSGLCPFLGDDDNETLNNILACQWNFEEAEFTDISEEAKDFISKLLIINKSWRIGASEALRHPWLSDAVLHHRLHEKKNMCNRSRRSSCVPTTDS; this comes from the exons TCAAAAGATCACAAGGGGAAGGATGGGAAGGAGAAGTCCAGTCTGAGCACAAAAG ACACCATCTCCCTGAGGAAGCAGGCGTTGCTGCTAAAGGAGGTTCAGAAGCTCAACAGGGAGAATGCAGAGAGATCATCATCAGGTCACCAGCAGCAGCTTACCCCTGATGGCGTCTTGGACCTGGAGGCTGGATCTGGAAGGGCCTCAGAGGGTTTGGGATCATCACAGACTGGGTCCCTCAGCCCGAACCTGCTGGACTTGATCCTCAAGGGCCCCAAGGCCCCCGTGACCGAAGAGGAGTCATTGtctgagaaggagagggaggcagcAGGAGATGGACtaaaagtggaggagaggaaggaggaagaggaggtcatAAAGAAGCAAGAGAAGGAAGACCACCTCAGTGAATTGAAGTTCAAGGAAGACGAGCGAGAGGAAGAGCTGTTGAAAATCACAGAGCAGCCTGAGGAGgttagaggagcagaggagagagaggggaacaaaaAGGAGGAGGACAGTGCAGGCCCATCAGAAGCTGCTGATATGTCAGTTAAggatctccctcctctcccaccctcccctgAAGCTCCAGGAGAGACTGGCTCTATTCCAGAGAG TTGTGAAGTCCACAACAGAAGTGCCTCCTCTCAGTCCCTGGAAGCTGCAGAACAGGACCAGATTGAAGAGTGCAGCACCAGCAGTAAGCGTCGCGTGGCGGAGGAAGACCTGGGAGTGGAGGACCACAAGAAGAGTCGGGTggagggaggagcaggagaggaataTGTGAGGCAGGGGGAGAAGGAGCAgggggagaggcaggaggaggaagaggaaggagaaagaccagaggatgaggatgagggatGGGGCATCTTCAAGGCAGACGGGGTGGATATCCGTGTGGAACTGAAGGAGAGGATGGGAAAAGAGAAGAAGCCTGATCAGTCTACAGAAGTCAGGCACTCTACTGGGGAACAGTTCTTCATTG ATAAAAGCTCTCCTCCTCCGGCTCCATTCAACCATCGGATGGTGGCAGCCAAACCGAACCAGATCAGCAACTTCTACACCATCAACAGAGCAGAGGTTCTCGGAGG AGGTCGTTTTGGCCAGGTGCACAAATGCATGGAAAACTCCTCGGGTCTCACCCTGGCTGCCAAGATCATCAAAGCCCGGAGTCAGAAAGAGAAG GAGGTGGTGAAGAATGAGATCACGGTCATGAACCAGCTGGACCACGCCAACCTGATCCAGCTCTACGCCGCCTACGAGTCCAGGAACGACATCATCCTGGTGCTGGAATA tGTGGATGGAGGGGAGCTCTTTGACAGGATCATCGATGAGAACTACACTCTGATGGAGCTGGACACGGTGCTGTTCATCAGGCAGATCTGTGAGGGCCTGCAGCACATGCACAAGATGTACATCCTCCATCTGGACCTCAAG CCAGAGAATATTCTATGTGTGAGCAGAGTCACGAATAAAATTAAGATCATCGACTTTGGACTTGCCAGAAA ATACAAGCCCAGAGAGAAGTTACGAATAAATTTCGGCACCCCAGAGTTCCTGGCCCCAGAAGTTGTCAACTACGACTTTGTGTCATTCAACACCGACATGTGGAGCCTGGGAGTGATTACATATATGCT GCTAAGCGGTCTGTGTCCCTTCCTAGGTGACGACGACAATGAGACTTTGAATAACATTCTGGCCTGCCAGTGGAATTTTGAAGAGGCAGAATTTACAGACATCTCAGAGGAGGCCAAAGACTTCATCTCCAAACTCCTCATCATCAATAAAAG CTGGAGGATAGGTGCCTCTGAAGCGTTGAGACATCCTTGGCTCTCTGATGCAGTCCTCCATCACCGTCTTCATGAAAAG AAGAACATGTGTAACCGCTCACGCAGATCTTCATGCGTACCCACCA
- the LOC110530443 gene encoding myosin light chain kinase 2, skeletal/cardiac muscle isoform X5 translates to MERFFKGRDIWLVSSMCLMASYLWHRLWDLLCYRRTAKESIPSNVQSKDHKGKDGKEKSSLSTKGLKTQKKKPPDTADTISLRKQALLLKEVQKLNRENAERSSSGHQQQLTPDGVLDLEAGSGRASEGLGSSQTGSLSPNLLDLILKGPKAPVTEEESLSEKEREAAGDGLKVEERKEEEEVIKKQEKEDHLSELKFKEDEREEELLKITEQPEEVRGAEEREGNKKEEDSAGPSEAADMSVKDLPPLPPSPEAPGETGSIPESCEVHNRSASSQSLEAAEQDQIEECSTSSKRRVAEEDLGVEDHKKSRVEGGAGEEYVRQGEKEQGERQEEEEEGERPEDEDEGWGIFKADGVDIRVELKERMGKEKKPDQSTEVRHSTGEQFFIDKSSPPPAPFNHRMVAAKPNQISNFYTINRAEVLGGGRFGQVHKCMENSSGLTLAAKIIKARSQKEKEVVKNEITVMNQLDHANLIQLYAAYESRNDIILVLEYVDGGELFDRIIDENYTLMELDTVLFIRQICEGLQHMHKMYILHLDLKPENILCVSRVTNKIKIIDFGLARKYKPREKLRINFGTPEFLAPEVVNYDFVSFNTDMWSLGVITYMLLSGLCPFLGDDDNETLNNILACQWNFEEAEFTDISEEAKDFISKLLIINKSWRIGASEALRHPWLSDAVLHHRLHEKKNMCNRSRRSSCVPTTDS, encoded by the exons TCAAAAGATCACAAGGGGAAGGATGGGAAGGAGAAGTCCAGTCTGAGCACAAAAGGTCTGAAAACACAGAAGAAGAAACCCCCAGATACAGCAG ACACCATCTCCCTGAGGAAGCAGGCGTTGCTGCTAAAGGAGGTTCAGAAGCTCAACAGGGAGAATGCAGAGAGATCATCATCAGGTCACCAGCAGCAGCTTACCCCTGATGGCGTCTTGGACCTGGAGGCTGGATCTGGAAGGGCCTCAGAGGGTTTGGGATCATCACAGACTGGGTCCCTCAGCCCGAACCTGCTGGACTTGATCCTCAAGGGCCCCAAGGCCCCCGTGACCGAAGAGGAGTCATTGtctgagaaggagagggaggcagcAGGAGATGGACtaaaagtggaggagaggaaggaggaagaggaggtcatAAAGAAGCAAGAGAAGGAAGACCACCTCAGTGAATTGAAGTTCAAGGAAGACGAGCGAGAGGAAGAGCTGTTGAAAATCACAGAGCAGCCTGAGGAGgttagaggagcagaggagagagaggggaacaaaaAGGAGGAGGACAGTGCAGGCCCATCAGAAGCTGCTGATATGTCAGTTAAggatctccctcctctcccaccctcccctgAAGCTCCAGGAGAGACTGGCTCTATTCCAGAGAG TTGTGAAGTCCACAACAGAAGTGCCTCCTCTCAGTCCCTGGAAGCTGCAGAACAGGACCAGATTGAAGAGTGCAGCACCAGCAGTAAGCGTCGCGTGGCGGAGGAAGACCTGGGAGTGGAGGACCACAAGAAGAGTCGGGTggagggaggagcaggagaggaataTGTGAGGCAGGGGGAGAAGGAGCAgggggagaggcaggaggaggaagaggaaggagaaagaccagaggatgaggatgagggatGGGGCATCTTCAAGGCAGACGGGGTGGATATCCGTGTGGAACTGAAGGAGAGGATGGGAAAAGAGAAGAAGCCTGATCAGTCTACAGAAGTCAGGCACTCTACTGGGGAACAGTTCTTCATTG ATAAAAGCTCTCCTCCTCCGGCTCCATTCAACCATCGGATGGTGGCAGCCAAACCGAACCAGATCAGCAACTTCTACACCATCAACAGAGCAGAGGTTCTCGGAGG AGGTCGTTTTGGCCAGGTGCACAAATGCATGGAAAACTCCTCGGGTCTCACCCTGGCTGCCAAGATCATCAAAGCCCGGAGTCAGAAAGAGAAG GAGGTGGTGAAGAATGAGATCACGGTCATGAACCAGCTGGACCACGCCAACCTGATCCAGCTCTACGCCGCCTACGAGTCCAGGAACGACATCATCCTGGTGCTGGAATA tGTGGATGGAGGGGAGCTCTTTGACAGGATCATCGATGAGAACTACACTCTGATGGAGCTGGACACGGTGCTGTTCATCAGGCAGATCTGTGAGGGCCTGCAGCACATGCACAAGATGTACATCCTCCATCTGGACCTCAAG CCAGAGAATATTCTATGTGTGAGCAGAGTCACGAATAAAATTAAGATCATCGACTTTGGACTTGCCAGAAA ATACAAGCCCAGAGAGAAGTTACGAATAAATTTCGGCACCCCAGAGTTCCTGGCCCCAGAAGTTGTCAACTACGACTTTGTGTCATTCAACACCGACATGTGGAGCCTGGGAGTGATTACATATATGCT GCTAAGCGGTCTGTGTCCCTTCCTAGGTGACGACGACAATGAGACTTTGAATAACATTCTGGCCTGCCAGTGGAATTTTGAAGAGGCAGAATTTACAGACATCTCAGAGGAGGCCAAAGACTTCATCTCCAAACTCCTCATCATCAATAAAAG CTGGAGGATAGGTGCCTCTGAAGCGTTGAGACATCCTTGGCTCTCTGATGCAGTCCTCCATCACCGTCTTCATGAAAAG AAGAACATGTGTAACCGCTCACGCAGATCTTCATGCGTACCCACCA